From Granulicella arctica:
GTCGACATCATCTGCGCCAAAGCGAAGCGCAATCTGCGCCATCTTGGGCGACACCATCTGCCAGTAGCTTTTAATGTGTGGAAAGTTATCCAGCATCAATCGGCCAATCGCAATCTGCTTGATGTCGGTCATTCCCGTCGTCTTTGGGATATGCCCAAGCATCGTGTTCTCAGGATGGAATGCCAGCGGAATAAACGTCTGGAAGCCACCGGTATCATCCTGAACCTCACGCAGCCTGATCATGTGATCGACGCGATCCTCATCGTTCTCAACATGTCCATACAACATGGTCGCGTTCGATCGCAGCCCCATCTTGTGCGCCATGCGAGCCGTCTCCAACCACTCGCCGCCATCGATCTTGTGGTCGCAGATAATGTGCCGAACCCGATCCGCAAAGATTTCCGCGCCGCCACCGGGCATAGAGTCAACGCCAGCAGCCTTCATCTGTTCCAGCGTCTCGGCAATCGTCATCTTGCCCCGTTTCGCCAGGAATGCAACTTCGACCATCGTAAAAGCCTTCACATGAACCTTGGGAAAGCGAACCTTCAACCCGCGCACTAGGTCCATGAAGTACTCGAACGGCAGATCAGGATGCAAGCCGCCAACAATATGGAACTCGGTTACCGCCTCCGTGTAGCCTGAAGCCGCTGTCTCCCAAGCCTCTTCCAGGGCCATCGTGTAGGTTCCAGCTTCGCCCTTCTTCCGGCCAAAAGCGCATAGACGACACGACGCCACACAAACGTTGGTCGGGTTGATATGCCGGTTTACGTTGAAGTAAGCCGTATTTCCGTGCATCCGTTCCCGCACCAGGTTCGCGAGCCAGCCGATCGCCAGGATATCGCCGCTACGGTAAAGCGCAACTCCATCTTCAAAGCTCAGGCGCTCGCGAGCCTGCACCTTCGCCGCGATCGGAAGCAGCGCCTGATCATCTGCCTGGAACGAATGATGAGGCTGGAAACCTGACGTAGACATGCTCATGACCCAATTCTATTCCTCAGGTAAACCAGACGCACGATCAATGCAGAACCGTTTCCGCAGACTCGACCATACGTGGCTGCAGAACGACGCCATCAAACGGAGTCACTCCAATCAGGTGATCGCCAACAGGACGAAGAAACCGGAGGTTCCAACCCGTATCCCAGAAGCTCACCTTCTTCTCCGGCAGATGCACCGAGTACGCAATCGTTCCCTTGCCGCCGTTAGTGATTAGCACCCGATCAGCCCTTGCGTCGAAGTAGATGCTGTTTACATCGTTGACAAACAACTGAGGCAGCGATTGCCAGCTCGCACCGTCATCCTGCGACAGGAAAACGCCTTCGCTCCCAGCAGCCCACAACCCACCATCACCGTCGATTGCAGCAGCCGTCAGTTGGACCAAACCGCTTGGCTGGATGACAGTCTTCCAGCTTTGCCCGCTATCCTTCGAAAGCTTGATCACCTTCAACCCGGCAGCAAGCACCTCTGACCGCACACTCGTCAGGAAGTAAAACTGCTCGCTGCCCGCGCTTTCGATCGACTTCCAGGACACGCCCGAGGTGTCGCTCACCAGCAACCCCTGCGAACTCGCGGCAAAGACTGAGTTACCGTTTAGCGCCATCGCATATACCGCACCATCGAACGGCTTCAAGACAACAGCGCTCTTCCGAGCGACGGGTTTTCTCGAAGCAGACTTCCCCGCCACAACGCTCTTCGCGATCGAATGGGGAGCAGCAGCGCCAACGGTCTTTGGAAAGGCCACGTCAGCTACCCGGCTCCAACTATTGTCTTTCAGAAGGTAAATTCCGTGTCCTGTACCAGCCAGAATAGTTCCGTCAGGAGCTTGTCCCAGGCTGAAGATATCGCTTCCTCCAAGCCCATCGCTTCGCTGCGCCCAGCTTAAGCCGCCGTTGTCGCTGGTAAAAACACCACCCCATTGCTTGTCGTTCAAGGCCCCGACATAGATGGTCGCAGGATGCTGTGCATCAGCTACAAAGGACGAAAGATGACGAGCAGAAAAGCCCTTGTTCGATGGTCGGAAGCTCGTACCACCATCATTGCTGTACAAGACTCCGCCGCGATCCGTCGCGACCAGCAGCTTATTGGAGTCGGCCGGATCGACATATACGTCGTTGACGATCACTTCTGGTCCTGTCATACGAAGCCATATTTTGCCTGCGTCGCTTGTCCGCCAGAGGCCCTCGGTCGTCCCGGCAAATACAATGTTAGGATTCTTAGGATCCTGCTCCAACACACGTGTTCGTCGCGCCGTGGACGGAATCCCTTCCACCTTTTGGAAGCGCGCACCAGCATCATCGCTCTTGTAGATTCCTGAGCATGCACTTGCATATACAGTGTTCGGATGAGCCGCATCGACGATGATCGAGAAGACATCAGAATCGTCGATCACGCCTTCCTTGATGTTGTTCCATGTCGCTCCACCATCCGTCGTCTTCCAGGGCAGGTGCCACGTTCCCGCGTAGATGACCTTCGGATCTTTGGGATCGATCGCAACCGACTCAACCTCATGAATCTCGGTGCTTCCCTCAGGACTGATTAGCCTCCAGTGTTCACCGTTGTCTTCGGAACGCTGAACGCCAGTCAGCGTTCCCGCAATCCAGAGTTTCGAGTCAGAGGCAGACTGTGCCAGCGCACGAATCGATTGACCGCGCAACGTTTCCTGGCTACTCCAGCTAACGCCACCATCCTTACTGACAAAGACACCACCATCGGCGCTCCCGACTACGAACGCTCCAACAACCAGGTGTTTCGAATCCGCTTTGTCTACGACGATGTTGTCGAGAACGAGATCGTCGCGTCGTCCGACTCGCGCAAGCCGCTTCCACTCCTGGCCTTCAGTGTGCGACTCATAAATCCAACCAGTCGTCGTACCTAAAAACAGATGAGCGTGGTCGTGCGGATCGACGGCAAGGGATCGCGCATCGCCGCCGTCTGGTCCGAATGGAAACCATGAGACAGCATGAGCAGGTAGACCGAACAACAAAAGCATGGGGAGTGAAAGAGCCATTAGGCTCCGAAAGCAGATCGACATATCCATCCAGTCCTACATACTATCCCGGGGTAAGGGAGCCATTCAGCAAAAAGGCTGACTGGATAATCCAGTCAGCCTTTGTTGCTTGTTGCAGCGGAGACTACTTCTTGTGATGCTTTCTCGTTACCGGGTGAGCAACTGCGGTCTCATCAACCGCTGTCCAGGAACCGCTATCGAGAGTTGCGCCTGAGGGAACCAGGGTCGTGGTGACCGTCTTTCCATCATCCGTACCGGTGTAGACCGAGATACGGGATGAATCGACGCCCTTCTCCTTGACCAGGTATTCCTTCGTGTTGACAGCGCGCTCAGCAGCAAGCTTCTTGCCCATCTTCTCTGATCCGCCAGCGTTTCCAACAACAGCAACCTTCGCGTCGGATGTACGCTGCAGGTTCAGAGCGATGTCATCCAGGCAGGCCTTGGCTTCGTTATTGACACGAGCCGGACGACGAGGATCACGATCGAAGTTGATGGAGCAGAGGTTGGACGTCTTGACAACAATTGGTGCAGGAGCGGCGATCGAGACCGAAGTCGTCGAGGAAGCTGTCTGACCCTTGTCATCAACAACGTTGCAGGTTACGGTGACCGTTCCAGGTGCAGCGCCAGCCGTGGTCAGCGTTGCGGTGGAAGAGGTTCCGCTGATCGATCCAGCCGTGGAGCTGTAGCTGTAGGTCAGAGGACGGTTCTGTGGGCTAACCGCGCTCGCTGTGATCGTCGACGAATCGCCGGGGTTCACACTGGACGGGCTGGCAGAGCAACTGATGGTTGGTGGTTCGAATGCCTTGACGGTGTACTGAACCGTGCAATCTGCCATCTCGGTCGGCTTGCCGCCTTCAGTGACATGGCCTTTGATTGTGTAGGTTCCTGCAGCAGCATTCTTCGTGTCAACGTTAGCTGTGGTCGAAGTACCGGCAATCACACCGCCATCCGCCGTCCAGGTAAACGTTGCCGTCTTCTTGGGGTTGAGGTTGAGAGCGCTTCCGGTAACCGTAATAGGATCGCCAGGGTAAACGGTCGCAGGGCTAACCGCGCAGGAGTAAGTGACCGGAGGCGGCGGGACGATGCTGCCGAAGTGCGTCACGATACCTGTGCTCAACTCAGCGGCGCCAATGTTGGCACGTCCACCGAGGAGGCCCGCGCCAGTCGTTGGACCGAAGTCAGCGTGAACGTAGCGATAGTCAGCCTGGAAGAGACGAAGCGAGAAACGGTTGTTGAAGAACGGCAGGTCGTAGTCCATGCCGCCTCCGACTGCCAGCGTCGGGCCCCAGGTGTTGGGATTGTAATAAACAGGCGTCGGACCGCCGGACTCGTCGTTGTGGTTCGGACCACCGATGTAGACGCCACCCGCGTTCGCATGTGCGAAGAGAGTGTAGTTCTGCATGTGTGCACGGAAGATCGGGCCGGCGGAACCAGTGTAAAGCTGATCGTTGTTGCCGTCGGGGTGTGCAACGAGTGTTACTTCCATACCAACATACTTGTTGAAGTAATAAGCACCGCTCAGAATGCCGCCATAGTCTACGGACGAGTAAGCGATGCCCGCGGGCTTCACCATTCCATGTGCTCCGTAGTAGGAGTAGCCAAGGAATACGTCGACGCGCGAAAGGTTAGGCCCTACCGGGGCGGTTGTGCTGGGGGTAGTCTGTGCACCAAGGCTTGCTGCTCCTAGGCTGACTGCACATGCAGCCAGTACAAACCGGCCAAAATTGTGTAACGGGCGATAAACCATTCGACTGTCCTCCACTGAAATTGTTACGTCCACGGGTACTGATTCAGCCCCGCGCTATTTTCATCTGCTGCACTAAAGTTTACCGCAGCATCCATCCACTCTGACGAACAAAATGCCACCGCGGCTCAATAAACGCGAAATATTGACCAACTACGTCAACTTTTCGAACTGCTCTTCGAAGCAACTGTACAGCCTAGTGCCTTGCTACGGCTACTCCAAATTCAATGTCTTGCGAAGCGTGCCCCGCTCCTGCTGTATCTTCTCTTGCAAAAGAGTAATTGCGTACAACAACTGCTCGGGTCGAGGAGGACATCCTGGCACGTAAATATCGACCGGAATGACCTGATTTACACCCTGCAGCAACGCGTAGTTATTGAAAACTCCGCCAGATGTGGCGCATGCGCCCATAGAAATTACCCACTTCGGTTCAGGCATCTGCTCATACAGACGACGGATGACTGGAGCCATCTTCTGAGAAACCCGACCCGCAATAATCATAAGGTCGCTCTGTCGCGGCGAGGGGCGAAAGACCTCAGCTCCAAACCGAGCGATGTCATAGCGAGAACCGCCCATCGACATCATCTCGATAGCACAGCACGCAAGCCCGAAGGTCATCGGCCAGATTGAATTTTTTCGAACCCAATTGACTGCGGCATCAAGGGACGCCAGAACAATCCCCTCAGGCTGGTCATAACCCCAATTGACTTCTTGGAGCTTCTCTTGATTCTTACCGAAGCTATCGAGTGTTCCAAATAAATATCGATCGTTCTTCGCCGGCCCCGACGTTGGTCGCCCATTGCTCGAAGTTTCACTTGCAGAAGTACTCATAGAATCACTATAGAACTGTTTGTGGGGAATACAGCTGGAAAAACTCCGGCCTTACCTTACTGATGTACTTTTGTGTGACATGGTTGTTTGTCGATAAGAATCAACAGCTTCTCAGCCCGAAAGTTATCGAATCCGTTAACATTGTCCATGCGCTATCGTCACTGGGCGTTCTCCCGAATTGCTTCCATGAGTGCGAGTTGAAGATTCTGCTGATCGGCTCGCTCCAGCTTCGAGCCGCTCTGGGTGAGATAAAACACGTCGATCGCCGTCTCGCCTTCCGTATCCACCAGCGCGACTTCGATGTTGCAACCATGAGCGGCAAGGGTAAGGCTCAACGCCCGCAACAATCCTGGTACATCCTGTGCTATCACCTGTAGCAAGGTGCTATGCGAAGACGCTTGCTCATCAAAGTCGACCTTCTGCTGCACCACAAGCTTTGGCATCCTGCGCTTCGTGCGTCTCCTTCCACTCAGAAGCCTGTCGAGGGACATCGCGCCCGTCACCACATCATGGACGCTCTTTACGAACACGGTATGCTCGGAGGCATTCATTTCAAGCGTGCGGAACGTATCCGTAAAGACGAAACTATCGACGACAATGCCTTGCCGATTTGAGAATGCATCTGCAGTGACGATGTTCATCCCCCACGCTGCCAGCGCACCGGCCATGGTGGCAAAGAGCTGCGGACGATCCTGGGTTACCAAGGTCAACTCGCTCATCCCCGGCGAATGTCGGAGCTCAAGCTGAAACGCGTCCTGGGCAAATCTGGTCGTCATTTCGAAGTGATTCCGGACCTGCTCGGGCGTCCTTGTCCGCAGGTATCGTTCGGGAAATCCCTCCAGATACGCTGCTATCTCTGCGCGTCGTACCGGAAGCAGCGCAGCAACGCGATGCACCAGTTCACTCTCTGTATGGGCGCTCACGCGCTCATCGTCCACATTGCGGTCCAGGTAGTTCGACGCGGCCATATATAGTCGCCAGATATTCTCGGCCTTCCATGGCGTTAATGCATCAGGATGGACCGCATTGATGTCGGCGTAGGTGAAGAGCGTCAACATACGCAGCGCCTCAGGCGTCATTACCTTGCCAGCGAACGCACGAACTGTCTCCGCATCGAAGATGTCCCGTCGCAGTGCAGCAGACATTTCGAGATGATTCTCGATGAGGCTGATCACCAGTCCGCTCTCATAAGTGTCGAGATCCAGTCGGTCCAGCACGCTCCGTGCCAATCGTGCACTCTCCTTGGAGTGCTCGCCGGAGCTACGTCCCTTGCCAGTATCGTGCAGCAAAGCGCCGAGGTACAGAAGCTCCGGATGGGGGATATCACGCAAAATCGCGCTGAACTTTGCCGTCCACTCCGAAAGCGGTCCTTTCTGCGGATCTTCAAGATGGTGCAGCGTGTCAATGACGACAAATGTGTGTTCGTCTACCGTGTAGCGGTGATAAGCGTCGCGGATCACCAGCGCGTCAATACCGTGAAACTCAGGGACTAGCAGCTCAAGTATCCCGAGCGCATGCATGGCTCGCAAGGTGCCGCCAGCATAGTGTCCGGTCAGGATGCCACGCAGCGGATGCCATAGGGCCGCGCCCTCTTCGAGTTGTGCTGAAAGCAATGGCAAAGCTTGTGAAAGCCGCTCCTCAGACTCCTGTCCCAGAACACCGCCAGCGTTCGAGAGAGCCGCAAACGCATGCAGTACGACATAGGGATCGTGGGCAGGATTAGTTCCCTCCGAGGCCGCCTCGAGGACCACGCGCCCCTTTTCCAGCCGGTATCCATGACCCGATGGCTCCGCAGAGCGACGAAACTTGAACGCTTGCAACCCGCTCGCCCGACCGTTCGACGCTGTTACGGAGTTCAGCATCTGCTCTACTCGCCGTTCCACGCTGCGTGCGTGCCGGAAGTAAAGCCGCATCCAATACGCTGCATCTGCTCCGCCATCGGTCTCGGCGCCTGCACGATGAAATCCAATCGCCGATGCCGCCGCCGAGTCCTGCGCCTGCCAGTCCAGAGTATTGTCGTCCCGCTCGTGACGATAGTGCAGGAAACAACGAACGCGATAAAGAAACTCAATCGCCTGCCGAAACTCCTCTTCGATAGCGGAGCCTGTCGCTGGAACCATTGCCGAAGCATTCTTCTCTGCCGCACGCAGCATCACGATCCATCCACAAACATGAACATCCCGCAGACCGCCCGGACAATCCTTGATGTTCGGCTCAAGATGGAAGAGAGTGTCGCCATACTTTGCATGCCGAGCACGCGTTACCTCGACGAGGCGTGCCAGGATCGCCTTGTTCTCTCGACGGAGCAGCTTCGGCAAAGCCTGATACAGCACCTGGTTGTGCAACAGAGCGTCTCCCGCGATGAGGCGATGATCCAGCAACGACAGCGTGAATTCAGCTACATCCGGGTCAAACTTGTCACACTCAGCGGCTTTTCGTGTGGTCGGGGAAACCCGAATCCCACAGTCCCAAAGCTCCTGGCTAACCCGACGGATGGAGTCCTTGACATCCTTCTCCAGCACCTTTCCATCGAGTAGGAAGAGCAGGTCCACGTCGGAATAGGGAAAGAGTTCCTTTCGGCCGTAACCGCCAACGGCAAGCACAGCTATACCGGAGGCCAATCGCCCGTTCGCCTCAATGGCTTGCTGCCATAATATCTGCACCAGGCCATCAATTGCGAGTGACCGCGCAGCAATCGTCTCACTCCCTGAGGCTCCAGCCTCAAAGGCACCACGAATCTCCAGCATTCTCCGCTGGTACTGGCCACGCATTCCGATCTGGGGCTCTTCGTTTGCCTGCATCAATTTGTCGTGAAGAACCTACAGCATACAGCCAGTCATCCACGAAACCGTACTACAGATAATCACATGACGACTGGCAGCTAAAGGGCAATCTCGCCCCGCTCGTCATTTCGGATACGAATCGCCTCGTCGATCTTCGAGACGAAGATCTTGCCGTCACCAATCGTTCCCGTCCGAGCCGTCGTGATAATTGCCTGGATTGCAGCTTCGAGCATCTCGTCCGAAACCACCAGTTCCAGCTTGACCTTCGGCAACAGGTCAACCGAATACTCGCGTCCGCGGTAGAACTCCGTATGGCCCTTTTGACGACCATGGCCCCGTGCCTCGAGGATCGTTATACCCGAAACTCCGATCTCGACCAACGCATCCTTAACCGCGTCCAGCTTCGACGGCTGAATGACCGCTTCAATCTTCTGCATCTTGTTTTCGCCTCTCGCTACTCGTTCGTCTGGTATTACCAGGTTAGATGAAGAATCAGTGCGCCCAGTCGTAGCCTTCTTCACCATGCTGCGAAAGATCGAGGCCCTCGCGCTCATCCTCTTCACTGACCCGCAAACCGATAACCTTATCGACTACAAACAGAATGATAAGCGTTCCAACAATCGAAACAGTCCACGCAATCGCTATCCCGACAAGCTGGTTCAAGACCTGGTGCCCATTGCCCTCAAGCAGACCCGTCGCCTTGCCCGCTCCAAAGATCGGGTTGATCGCGCTGTTCGCGAACACGCCTGTGAGAATTGCACCGATCGTTCCACCGGCACCGTGTACACCAAACGCATCGAGCGAATCGTCATAGCCGAAAGCAGCCTTTACCTTTACGACCATCAGGTAGCAGCACACTCCGACGATCAGCCCAATCCATAACGCCGACATTGGCGTCACAAACCCGGCTGCCGGTGTAATGCCAACCAGCCCGGCAACCGCGCCCGAAATTGCTCCGAGTGCCGAAACCTTACCTTGGCGCAGCCACTCCGCCGCACCCCAGCCGATCGCCGCAGCAGCAGCAGCAAAGTGCGTCGCCACGAAGGCCGAGGTCGCCAGGGGACCAGCGCCAAGTGCGCTTCCGGCGTTGAACCCAAACCAGCCAACCCACAGAAGGCAGGCTCCGATGAAGCTGAGCACCACCGAATGGGGCGGCATAGGAACTTTGGGATAACCGAGCCTTTTGCCAAGATAGAGCGCAGTCACCAGCGCCGACACTCCCGAAGTTACGTGGACAACCGTCCCTCCAGCAAAATCAAGGCAAGGAAACCTTCCGCCTAGGGCGGCATTCAGAAACCCACCCTTGCCCCAGACCATATGCGCCATTGGGCTGTACACAATGAACGCCCAGAGCACCATAAACACCAGCATCGCGGAAAACTTCATTCTTTCGGCAAACGCACCCGTAATCAGCGCCGGCGTGATAATCGCGAACATCAATTGGTAGACCATGAAGGTCTGTAGCGGAATCGTTGCCGCATAATCCTTGTCGGGCATCAGACCGACGCCATGCAAGAAGGCATTATGCAGTCCGCCGATGAAGGCATTGCCAGTCCCAAACGCCAGGGAGTAGGTGACCAGCCCCCAAAGCACCGTGATTACGGCCATCATCGCGAAGGTCTGCATCATCGTGCCGAGGATGTTCTTCTTGCGCACCAGGCCGCCATAGAAGAGCGCCAGTCCCGGCCCGCTCATCATCAGGACAAGGGCTGCCGACACCAGCATCCATCCGTTATCGCCTGCCGTCTGCGCCGCCGCGATTGCCGTGGCATTGTCGCTTGCCTGCTTTTCAAGCACCGCGATCCGGTCCGTCTGGGAAGTCGCTGCCGTCTGCGCGAGCGCCATCGAACAGGTCATCCCAAACAGCATCACTACAGCAACCAGCATCAGTACGGTGCGACGACAACGAACTCCAAAAGAGAGCAGAACAGCCATGCTTATATCACCCATTTCAAAGATATGCAGATCGCATCTTGCCAGGTTCGAGAGCCAGTTGTTCCGAATCGACGTCGGGCAAGCCCATGGTGAAAGGCAGCTTAGTCGCTCAGCCAGATCATTTCAAATCGCTACGATGACCCTACTGTACACAAAAATTCATAAGGAATTCGTAAGTATTTGCGGCACGCCTCAGGGCACCAGCGGTGCAGCATATCCTCGCTCCCGCATCCACTTGATCAGCAGGTCCGGCCAGATGCTCAGAGCCGGATTAGCCGGGGCAAGACCCGCTCCATGAGCCCCATGCTGGAACAGGTGCATCTCCGCTGGGACCTTCGCAGCGACCAGCGCTTGATAGAAGAGGACGCTGTTCATCACCGGCACTGTCCCGTCATCGGTCGTCGAAAAGATGAAAGTCGGCGGCGTCCTCGCATTGACCTGCGTCTCCGCTGACAGCGACTGTACGAGCGCAGGGGCAGGATGATCGCCCAGTAAATACTTCTTCGATCCACCATGAACGTAAGGCGGCTTGAACGTGATCACGGGATAGGCAAGGATCAGGAAATCCGGTCGACTTCCCTGCCGTTCCACAACGTCCTGAGACCCAGCATGTCCATCGTCGTACTTCGTGCCGGCAGTGGCCGTGAGATGGCCTCCAGCGGAAAAGCCCATCACTCCCACATGATCGGTCGTGATTCCATATTGTGTTGCGTTTGCCCGTACCGTCCGAATCGCTCGCTGCGCGTCCTTCAACTCGATCGGATGGTGGTACTTCGGTCCAAGCCGGTACGTCAAGACGAACGCCGCCACGCCGCGCTCATTCAGCCAACGCGCCACGGCAAAGCCTTCATAGTCCATCGCAAGATGCACGTATCCTCCACCCGGAGCGACAATAACTCCCGTCTTCGTAGCATTTGGCACGGTCGGCAGAAACACCGTCAGCGTTGGCTTGTCCTCGTCGGCCGTTCCCAACGCACCTGGAGCACCATCCGGCCAGAGTAGCTCTGTACTCTGTGCAGACATCTTGCCACCAACCGCCGCGCTTATTGAAATACCCATCAGGCACACCATCGCCCAACGCAAACACCGTTCGCCCACTATCATGCGTATCACCTCACGCCATACTAACGACATCGCAAGCCTCAGCCAACGCAACCCTTATACTGGAAAGGTTCTGATTGATTGGACCGACCCAGCACGGTGCCACACCTTCCTCCCCCGGAGTTTTTCATGAAGCACATCGTCCAGAAGCAGCTTGCCCAGTCGATCGCCACCATGCAGTCGGTCCTCGCCGATCCGCAGATCACCGACACCATCGTCACGATCGCTGAAATCACCGCCAAAGCTATGCTTGACGGACGCAAACTCATGATTGCCGGTAATGGTGGCTCCGCTGCCGACGCCCAGCACCTCGTCGCTGAGTTTGTCGCCCGCCTCACCGTCAATCGGCCAGCCTTACGCGCCGTCGCGCTCACGGTCGACTCCTCGATCATCACGGCGATCGGCAACGACTTCGGCTACGACGACGTTTTCGCGCGCCAGATTGAAGCACTCGGTCAGCCGGGAGACATCTTTCTCGGCATTTCCACCTCGGGAAACTCAAAGAACATCATCAAAGCGCTGCACCTCGCCCGCGAGATGGGCATCACAACCGTCGGTTTCACCGGCAATGGCGGCGGTAAGATGCTCGATATTTGCGACCACAACGTTATCATTCCCTCCGACGTCACCATGAACATTCAGGAGTCGCATATAGCCCTCGAGCACATCTATTGCATGCTCGTGGAGCGCTGCTACTTCGGCCCCACGTTCGAGACGGACTACACCTCACGCTGATGCTGCGAAGCCGCTTATTCCACAGACGATCGCTTCAACCTCCAACTTGACGAGCATTTCTGCATCCAAGAAAAAATGAGCCGCACACTTTTACCAGGTCGCCCCTATCCGCTCGGTGCCACTGTCTCCAGCAAAGGTACTAATTTCGCGCTATTCTCCGAAGGCGCTACCAAGGTCGACATCTGCTTCTTCGACAAAGATGGCAAACAAACTGACTGTATTACCCTCCGCGAACGCACCGCTTTCGTCTGGCACGGCCTCATCCGCGACATCAAGCCCGGCCAACTCTACGGTTATCGCGTTGACGGACCATGGGAACCAGAAATCGGTCATCGCTTCAACTATGCCAAGCTCCTTGTAGACCCGTACGCCGAAGCGATCTCCGGCAACGTCGATTGGAAAGCCCCGATCTACGCCTATGACGTAGCCTCGGGCGACGACCTCAAAATCGACACGCAGGATAGCGCCGCCGGTGTTCCCCGCTCCGTAGTCGTCGACAGCAAGTTCGACTGGGGTGAGGATTGCCCGCCCGAGACTCCTCTTGCCGACTCAGTCATCTACGAAGTTCACGTCAAGGGTTTCAGCATCCGCAATCCCATGGTGCCCGAGAAGCTCCGCGGCACCTACGCTGGCCTCGCCCACGAGTCCAGCATCAACTACTTCAAAAAGCTCGGCATTACCGCGGTCGAACTCCTGCCCATCCACCACTTCATTGACGAAGGCCATCTTGTCGACAAAGACCTCGTTGACTACTGGGGCTATAACACTCTCGGCTACTTCGCCCCCATGGCCCGTTATAGCTCATGCGGCGACACCGGCGGTCAGGTCAACGAGTTCAAAGAGATGGTCAAATGCTTCCACGCCGCA
This genomic window contains:
- a CDS encoding ammonium transporter: MLFGMTCSMALAQTAATSQTDRIAVLEKQASDNATAIAAAQTAGDNGWMLVSAALVLMMSGPGLALFYGGLVRKKNILGTMMQTFAMMAVITVLWGLVTYSLAFGTGNAFIGGLHNAFLHGVGLMPDKDYAATIPLQTFMVYQLMFAIITPALITGAFAERMKFSAMLVFMVLWAFIVYSPMAHMVWGKGGFLNAALGGRFPCLDFAGGTVVHVTSGVSALVTALYLGKRLGYPKVPMPPHSVVLSFIGACLLWVGWFGFNAGSALGAGPLATSAFVATHFAAAAAAIGWGAAEWLRQGKVSALGAISGAVAGLVGITPAAGFVTPMSALWIGLIVGVCCYLMVVKVKAAFGYDDSLDAFGVHGAGGTIGAILTGVFANSAINPIFGAGKATGLLEGNGHQVLNQLVGIAIAWTVSIVGTLIILFVVDKVIGLRVSEEDEREGLDLSQHGEEGYDWAH
- a CDS encoding alpha/beta hydrolase — translated: MGISISAAVGGKMSAQSTELLWPDGAPGALGTADEDKPTLTVFLPTVPNATKTGVIVAPGGGYVHLAMDYEGFAVARWLNERGVAAFVLTYRLGPKYHHPIELKDAQRAIRTVRANATQYGITTDHVGVMGFSAGGHLTATAGTKYDDGHAGSQDVVERQGSRPDFLILAYPVITFKPPYVHGGSKKYLLGDHPAPALVQSLSAETQVNARTPPTFIFSTTDDGTVPVMNSVLFYQALVAAKVPAEMHLFQHGAHGAGLAPANPALSIWPDLLIKWMRERGYAAPLVP
- a CDS encoding D-sedoheptulose 7-phosphate isomerase, whose protein sequence is MKHIVQKQLAQSIATMQSVLADPQITDTIVTIAEITAKAMLDGRKLMIAGNGGSAADAQHLVAEFVARLTVNRPALRAVALTVDSSIITAIGNDFGYDDVFARQIEALGQPGDIFLGISTSGNSKNIIKALHLAREMGITTVGFTGNGGGKMLDICDHNVIIPSDVTMNIQESHIALEHIYCMLVERCYFGPTFETDYTSR